A window of the Zeugodacus cucurbitae isolate PBARC_wt_2022May chromosome 4, idZeuCucr1.2, whole genome shotgun sequence genome harbors these coding sequences:
- the LOC105214448 gene encoding cuticle protein 63 gives MFKLVVALSALCAVASAGYIGGYGLGGHGGYGLSGLGYGGYSGIVAPAYHAPALVASAPIVKTYSAPIVAAPVVKTIAPLATSYANTYKVATKAIPVVHAAPALVHAAPAVYAAPAYHGSLGGYGLNYGYGHGYLH, from the coding sequence GTCGTTGCTCTGTCTGCTCTCTGCGCTGTTGCCTCCGCTGGCTACATTGGTGGCTATGGACTCGGCGGACATGGTGGTTATGGACTAAGCGGATTGGGCTATGGCGGTTACAGTGGTATTGTTGCACCAGCATATCACGCACCCGCCCTTGTGGCATCCGCACCAATTGTCAAGACCTACAGCGCACCCATTGTAGCAGCCCCTGTGGTGAAGACCATCGCTCCCTTGGCTACATCATACGCCAACACATACAAAGTGGCCACCAAGGCGATCCCTGTAGTGCATGCCGCCCCTGCTTTGGTGCACGCCGCTCCAGCTGTATATGCCGCACCTGCCTACCACGGGTCTTTGGGAGGTTATGGTTTGAACTACGGCTATGGCCATGGTTATTTGCATTAA